The following proteins are co-located in the Pseudomonas sp. ATCC 13867 genome:
- the accB gene encoding acetyl-CoA carboxylase biotin carboxyl carrier protein yields MDIRKVKKLIELLEESGIDELEIKEGEESVRISRHSKTAAQPVYAAAPAYAPAPVAAAPVAAAAAPTAEAAPAAPVLNGNAVRSPMVGTFYRAASPTSANFVEVGQSVKKGDILCIVEAMKMMNHIEAETSGVIGQVLVENGQPVEFDQPLFTIV; encoded by the coding sequence ATGGACATCCGTAAAGTCAAGAAACTGATCGAACTGCTCGAAGAATCCGGCATCGACGAACTGGAGATCAAAGAGGGCGAAGAGTCCGTACGCATCAGCCGTCACAGCAAGACCGCCGCCCAGCCGGTCTACGCCGCCGCCCCGGCCTACGCCCCGGCTCCCGTCGCAGCCGCTCCGGTCGCTGCCGCCGCAGCCCCGACCGCCGAAGCCGCTCCGGCCGCACCGGTGCTCAACGGCAACGCCGTGCGCTCGCCGATGGTCGGCACCTTCTATCGCGCCGCCTCGCCGACCTCCGCCAACTTCGTCGAAGTCGGCCAGAGCGTGAAGAAAGGCGACATCCTGTGCATCGTCGAAGCCATGAAGATGATGAACCACATCGAGGCCGAGACCAGCGGCGTGATCGGTCAAGTCCTCGTGGAGAACGGCCAGCCGGTCGAGTTCGACCAGCCCCTGTTCACCATCGTTTAA
- the aroQ gene encoding type II 3-dehydroquinate dehydratase yields MATLLVLHGPNLNLLGTREPDKYGSVTLEQINQDLERRAREAGHHLMHLQSNAEYELIDRIHAARNEGVDFILINPAAFTHTSVALRDALLAVSIPFIEVHLSNVHKREPFRHHSYFSDVAVGVICGLGATGYRLALESALEQLERP; encoded by the coding sequence ATGGCGACCTTACTGGTACTGCACGGGCCCAACCTCAACCTGCTGGGCACCCGCGAGCCCGACAAGTACGGCTCCGTCACCCTCGAGCAGATCAACCAGGACCTGGAGCGCCGCGCCCGCGAGGCCGGCCATCACCTGATGCACCTGCAGAGCAACGCCGAGTACGAATTGATCGACCGGATCCATGCCGCGCGCAACGAAGGCGTGGACTTCATCCTCATCAATCCGGCCGCGTTCACGCATACGAGTGTCGCCCTACGTGACGCATTGCTCGCAGTGAGCATCCCATTCATCGAAGTGCACCTTTCCAACGTGCACAAACGCGAACCTTTCCGGCATCACTCCTACTTTTCCGACGTGGCGGTAGGGGTGATCTGCGGTCTGGGCGCCACAGGCTATCGCCTGGCCCTGGAATCCGCCCTCGAACAACTTGAACGCCCGTGA
- a CDS encoding protein-disulfide reductase DsbD, producing MRRLLTLLLLLVALPAAAGLFDKPADKGGFSVGQPAKGDFLPVAEAFRLSVEDSDSQQVKLRFINADGYYLYQHRFSFKVEPAGSGVTVGEVKLPPGKQHHDDYFGDTIVYYAITDLDVPLNNPQHKPFTLVVSYQGCADKGLCYAPETTRLRIADGQAASLATAAAAATVASGSAAKAATSDSPLASLLGDHEPGKIKKLGRALAIFFLLGLALTFTPCVLPMLPILSGVVLRGRPGGMRGLALSLAYVLPMAACYAVLGTLMGLFGAKLNLQAMLQSPWVLIPFAAFFVVFAIAMFGVFEMRLPGFLRERLDNMANNTRGGSIAGAATLGVLSSLLVSPCVTAPLAGLLLYISSTGDAAGGGMLLFSLGLGMGTPLVIFAVGGGALLPKSGAWMNGVRNVFGVMLLAVAIWMLERLVAGPVALTLWGTLAGGVALAIGTLELGPKKPLQRLGQLLGLMLLVYAVAAWTGALRGESDPMHPLGRGAPGLHAGPPTSTPGDWQNVTTPAQLNAALASAQATGRPVLLDWYADWCISCKIIERQVLPTPEVQAQLPGFVLLRFDMTASTEEQRALLDRYNLFGPPALLFFSPKGDEWSDLRIIGETDAATLAERLRQASSRS from the coding sequence ATGCGCCGCCTGCTCACCCTGCTCCTGCTCCTCGTCGCCCTGCCCGCTGCCGCTGGCCTGTTCGACAAGCCCGCCGACAAGGGCGGCTTCTCCGTCGGACAGCCCGCCAAGGGCGATTTTCTCCCGGTGGCCGAGGCCTTCCGCCTGAGCGTCGAGGACAGCGACAGCCAGCAGGTGAAGCTGCGCTTCATCAATGCCGACGGCTACTACCTCTACCAGCACCGCTTCAGCTTCAAGGTCGAGCCGGCCGGCAGCGGCGTGACCGTGGGCGAGGTGAAGCTGCCGCCGGGCAAGCAGCACCATGACGACTACTTCGGCGACACCATCGTCTATTACGCCATCACCGACCTCGATGTGCCGCTGAACAACCCGCAGCACAAGCCCTTCACCTTGGTGGTGAGCTACCAGGGCTGCGCCGACAAGGGCCTGTGCTACGCACCGGAAACCACCCGCCTGCGGATCGCCGACGGCCAGGCCGCCAGCCTGGCCACCGCCGCCGCGGCTGCCACCGTGGCCAGTGGCAGCGCCGCCAAGGCAGCGACCAGCGACAGCCCGCTGGCCAGCCTGCTCGGCGACCACGAGCCGGGCAAGATCAAGAAGCTTGGCCGCGCCCTGGCGATCTTCTTCCTGCTGGGCCTGGCGCTGACCTTCACCCCCTGCGTGCTGCCGATGCTGCCGATCCTCTCCGGGGTCGTGCTGCGCGGCCGTCCGGGCGGCATGCGCGGCCTGGCGCTGTCGCTGGCCTACGTGCTGCCGATGGCGGCCTGCTACGCGGTGCTCGGCACCCTGATGGGCCTGTTCGGCGCCAAGCTCAACCTGCAGGCGATGCTGCAGTCGCCCTGGGTACTGATCCCCTTCGCGGCCTTCTTCGTGGTCTTCGCCATCGCCATGTTCGGCGTGTTCGAGATGCGCCTGCCAGGCTTCCTGCGCGAGCGCCTGGACAACATGGCGAACAACACCCGTGGCGGCTCCATCGCCGGCGCCGCCACGCTCGGCGTGCTGTCCAGCCTGCTGGTCTCGCCCTGCGTCACCGCCCCGCTGGCCGGCCTGCTGCTCTATATCAGCAGCACCGGCGATGCAGCGGGCGGCGGCATGCTGCTGTTCTCCCTGGGCCTGGGCATGGGCACGCCGCTGGTGATCTTCGCCGTCGGCGGCGGGGCGCTGCTGCCCAAGAGCGGCGCCTGGATGAACGGCGTGCGCAACGTGTTTGGCGTGATGCTGCTGGCGGTGGCCATCTGGATGCTCGAACGCCTGGTCGCAGGCCCCGTGGCGCTGACCCTCTGGGGCACCCTGGCCGGTGGCGTCGCCCTGGCCATCGGCACACTGGAGCTGGGACCGAAGAAGCCGCTGCAGCGCCTCGGCCAGTTGCTCGGCCTGATGCTGCTGGTCTACGCCGTAGCCGCCTGGACCGGCGCCCTGCGCGGCGAATCCGACCCGATGCACCCGCTGGGCCGCGGCGCTCCGGGCCTGCACGCCGGCCCGCCAACCTCGACACCCGGCGACTGGCAGAACGTCACTACCCCGGCCCAGCTCAACGCCGCCCTGGCCAGCGCCCAGGCCACCGGTCGGCCGGTGCTGCTGGACTGGTACGCCGACTGGTGCATCAGCTGCAAGATCATCGAGCGCCAGGTGCTGCCGACCCCGGAAGTCCAGGCGCAACTGCCCGGCTTCGTCCTGCTGCGCTTCGACATGACCGCCAGCACCGAGGAACAGCGGGCCCTGCTCGACCGCTACAACCTGTTCGGCCCGCCGGCGCTGCTGTTCTTCTCGCCCAAAGGCGACGAATGGAGCGATCTGCGCATCATCGGCGAAACCGATGCCGCCACCCTCGCCGAACGTCTGCGCCAGGCCTCCTCGCGCAGCTGA
- the accC gene encoding acetyl-CoA carboxylase biotin carboxylase subunit: MLEKVLIANRGEIALRILRACKELGIKTVAVHSTADRELMHLSLADEAVCIGPAPAAQSYLHIPAIIAAAEVTGAVGIHPGYGFLAENADFAEQVERSGFTFIGPSADVIRLMGDKVSAKDAMKKAGVPTVPGSDGPLPEDEETALAIAREVGYPVIIKAAGGGGGRGMRVVHHEEDLIKSAKLTRTEAGAAFGNSMVYLEKFLTNPRHVEVQVLSDGQGNAIHLGDRDCSLQRRHQKVLEEAPAPGIDEKAREEVLARCVQACIEIGYRGAGTFEFLYENGRFYFIEMNTRVQVEHPVSEMVTGIDIVKEMLSIASGNKLSIRQEDVVIRGHALECRINAEDPKTFMPSPGKVKHFHAPGGNGVRVDSHLYSGYAVPPNYDSLVGKVITYGKDRAEALARMRNALDELIVDGIKTNTELHKDLVRDKEFCKGGVNIHYLEKKLGMDKH, from the coding sequence ATGTTGGAAAAAGTACTGATCGCCAACCGCGGCGAAATCGCGCTGCGCATCCTGCGCGCGTGCAAGGAGCTGGGCATCAAGACGGTGGCTGTGCATTCGACCGCCGACCGCGAACTGATGCACCTGTCGCTGGCCGACGAAGCGGTCTGCATCGGTCCGGCCCCGGCTGCGCAGTCCTACCTGCACATCCCGGCGATCATCGCCGCGGCCGAGGTCACCGGTGCCGTGGGTATCCATCCCGGCTACGGCTTCCTCGCCGAGAACGCCGACTTCGCCGAGCAGGTCGAGCGCTCGGGCTTCACCTTCATCGGCCCGAGCGCCGACGTCATCCGCCTGATGGGTGACAAGGTGTCCGCCAAGGACGCCATGAAGAAAGCCGGCGTGCCGACCGTACCGGGCTCCGACGGCCCGCTGCCCGAAGACGAAGAGACCGCGCTGGCGATCGCCCGCGAGGTTGGCTACCCGGTGATCATCAAGGCCGCCGGTGGCGGCGGTGGTCGCGGCATGCGCGTCGTGCACCACGAGGAAGACCTGATCAAGTCCGCCAAGCTGACCCGTACCGAAGCGGGCGCGGCCTTCGGCAACTCGATGGTCTACCTGGAGAAGTTCCTGACCAACCCGCGTCACGTGGAAGTCCAGGTGCTCTCCGACGGCCAGGGCAACGCCATCCACCTGGGCGACCGCGACTGCTCCCTGCAGCGTCGTCACCAGAAGGTACTGGAAGAAGCCCCAGCCCCGGGCATCGACGAGAAGGCCCGCGAAGAAGTGCTGGCCCGCTGCGTCCAGGCCTGCATCGAGATCGGCTATCGTGGCGCCGGCACCTTCGAGTTCCTCTACGAGAACGGCCGCTTCTACTTCATCGAGATGAACACCCGCGTCCAGGTGGAGCATCCGGTGTCGGAGATGGTCACCGGTATCGACATCGTCAAGGAAATGCTCAGCATCGCCTCGGGCAACAAGCTGTCGATCCGCCAGGAAGACGTGGTCATCCGTGGCCATGCGCTGGAATGCCGGATCAATGCCGAAGACCCGAAGACCTTCATGCCGAGCCCTGGCAAGGTCAAGCACTTCCACGCGCCGGGCGGCAACGGCGTGCGCGTCGATTCGCACCTGTACAGCGGCTACGCCGTACCGCCGAACTATGACTCGCTGGTGGGCAAGGTCATCACCTACGGCAAGGACCGAGCCGAAGCCCTGGCGCGCATGCGCAATGCCCTGGACGAGCTGATCGTCGACGGCATCAAGACCAATACCGAGCTGCACAAGGATCTGGTCCGCGACAAGGAGTTCTGCAAAGGTGGCGTGAACATCCACTACCTGGAGAAGAAGCTGGGCATGGACAAGCACTAA
- a CDS encoding LysR family transcriptional regulator: MLSQLRDLDLQLLRLFVTVVECGGFSAAQGELGLSQPSISIQMAKLETRLGYRLCERGKGGFRLTPKGEHLLQATRRLFVAIEGFRNEARGVADKLLGEVRLGLSEALDERVLAQLSEAVRHFRQRNEAVTLELVTTTPAELERLLLQDRLHLAIGYFAGTQSALEHVPLFSEPQGLYCGIGHPAFDAPGPSRDSLADADQVHHPYRFIDADQPLQTSRSSARCEQVDGSLSFILSGQHVGYLPKHVAASWLERGQLRELLPGELGFDVAFSLTRHRGRHPGDAEQAFASDLLAAFGQSAAD, encoded by the coding sequence ATGCTCAGCCAACTGCGCGACCTCGACCTGCAACTGCTGCGCCTGTTCGTCACCGTGGTCGAATGCGGCGGCTTCAGCGCGGCACAAGGCGAACTCGGGCTGAGCCAGCCGAGCATCAGCATCCAGATGGCCAAGCTGGAGACGCGCCTGGGCTATCGCCTGTGCGAACGCGGCAAGGGCGGTTTCCGCCTGACGCCCAAGGGCGAACACCTGCTGCAGGCGACCCGCCGGCTGTTCGTCGCCATCGAAGGCTTTCGCAACGAGGCTCGCGGGGTCGCCGACAAGCTGCTGGGCGAGGTGCGCCTCGGCCTGTCCGAAGCCCTCGACGAACGGGTGCTGGCGCAGTTGTCCGAGGCGGTCCGGCACTTCCGCCAGCGCAACGAGGCGGTAACGCTGGAGCTGGTGACCACCACGCCCGCCGAGCTGGAGCGCCTGCTGCTGCAAGACCGCCTGCACCTGGCCATCGGCTATTTCGCCGGCACCCAGTCGGCGCTGGAGCATGTGCCGCTGTTCAGCGAGCCCCAGGGCCTGTACTGCGGTATCGGCCACCCGGCCTTCGACGCCCCCGGCCCCAGCCGCGACTCCCTGGCCGACGCCGACCAGGTGCACCACCCCTACCGCTTCATCGACGCCGACCAGCCATTACAGACCAGCCGCAGCAGCGCACGCTGCGAGCAGGTGGACGGCAGCCTGTCGTTCATCCTTTCCGGCCAGCACGTCGGCTACCTGCCGAAACATGTCGCCGCGTCCTGGTTGGAACGCGGCCAGTTGCGCGAACTGCTGCCGGGCGAGCTGGGATTCGACGTGGCCTTCAGCCTGACCCGCCACCGTGGCCGGCACCCCGGCGATGCCGAGCAGGCCTTCGCCAGCGACCTGCTGGCGGCCTTTGGCCAATCCGCGGCCGATTGA